The Solanum pennellii chromosome 11, SPENNV200 genome contains a region encoding:
- the LOC107003222 gene encoding blue copper protein-like, which translates to MEQTIFNNRSLSCLVLLLILISFSTSVDAYKNYTVGDSLGWFDNLEKPLVNYDKWTANKKFSLGDFLIFNSDNNHSVTQTYNFTTYKNCDYNNALDNDTMQWVSADPSSTSIFPVTVAVPLLKVGPTYFFSSDYDGEQCENGQHFKINVTYGQGLPRALKDPSDDDSMAPISPISGDEESAPDTIVPSSFDHPRDVSTDDSPEPSNSISLSMFSKVLGNQLNWVFVMLALVFGIC; encoded by the exons ATTTTCAACAATAGATCACTTTCATGTCTagttcttcttcttattttgatttccttttcaacATCAGTTGATGCTTACAAAAATTACACTGTGGGTGATTCTTTAGGTTGGTTTGATAATCTTGAAAAACCTCTTGTTAACTATGACAAATGGACTGCTAACAAAAAATTCAGCCTTGGTGATTTTCTAA TATTTAATTCAGACAATAACCATTCAGTCACTCAAACTTACAACTTTACAACATACAAAAATTGTGACTACAACAATGCCTTAGACAATGATACCATGCAATGGGTATCTGCAGATCCATCTTCAACATCAATTTTTCCAGTTACAGTAGCAGTGCCACTATTAAAAGTTGGGCCAACATATTTTTTCTCTAGCGATTACGATGGTGAACAGTGTGAAAACGgtcaacattttaaaattaacgtTACATATGGTCAAGGATTGCCTCGAGCCCTTAAGGATCCGTCTGATGATGACTCAATGGCTCCGATTAGTCCGATTTCTGGTGATGAAGAATCAGCACCGGATACGATTGTTCCTTCCTCGTTCGATCATCCACGTGATGTGAGTACTGATGATAGTCCTGAACCTTCAAATTCGATTTCATTATCGATGTTTTCTAAGGTTTTAGGTAATCAATTGAATTGGGTATTCGTTATGCTTGCGTTAGTTTTTGGTATTTGTTGA